In the genome of Planctomyces sp. SH-PL62, the window CGCCTGGTTCAACCTGCCCGCCGTCCTGATCACCGCGATCCTCACGATCGTCCTGGTCGTCGGCATCCGCGAGAGCGCCGGGCTGAATGCGGCGATGGTCCTCCTGAACATCGGCGTGATCATGACCCTCATCGGCGCGGGGGCGGCTTACGTCGACCCCAAGAACTGGACCCCGTTCCTGCACGAAGACCACGGCTGGCGGGGGGTCGCGATGGGGGCGGCGAAGATCTTCATCGCCTACATCGGCTTCGACTCGATATCGACGCACGCCGAGGAGGCGCGCAACCCGCGTCGGGACATGCCCATCGGCATCCTCGGCGCCCTGGTCGTCTGCACGACCCTCTACGTGGCCACGGCCGCCGTGCTGACGGGGATGATCCCCTATCTCCAGCTCGACGTGACCGCGCCGCTGGCCGCCGCACTTCAGGCGAAGGGCCTGACGTTCGCGGGGACGTTGATCACCCTGGGGATCCTGGCGGGCATGACCAGCTCGCTCCTCGTCGGCAACCTGAGCCAGTCTCGCGTGCTGCTGGCGATGGCTCGCGACGGCCTGCTGCCGATCAAGTTCTTCGGGGCCGTGCATCGACGCTTCGGGACTCCCTGGAAATCGACCCTGCTCGTCGGCTTTGCGGTGGCCCTGGGCGGGGCCTTCGCCCCGCTGAACCTCCTGGCCGAACTGGTCAGCATTGGCACCCTCTTCGCCTTCGTGGTCGTCTCGGCCTCCGTTTGGATCCTCAGGATCACCGACCCGGACCTTCCGCGCGCGTTCCGCACCCCGTTCGTCCCCTTCGTCTCGACGATGGGCGTGCTCGTCAACGGCGGCCTGATGTTTTGGCTGGGCAAGGACAACTGGATCCGGCTCCTGGCCTGGCTGGCCATCGGACTGGTCGTCTACCTGACATACAGCCGGCGCCACTCGCTGCTGAACCGGACGCCCGAGGCCGTCGCGTCATCCCCGTCTCCTCCTCCCGCCTGATCGCTCCTACAATGGGAGGGAGACCTTCCACCACGGAGCGCGAGGGCCCGGCGCCATGCTTCCGCTTGCTTCGCCTCGATCCATCCCCGCCGCGATCCCGCGCGTGGTACTCGCCCTGGCGTTGGCCCTCGGCTCGGCGCCGCCGCTCCGCGCCGAGGAGGCGGTCCGGGCCGACCCCGCGATCGCCTCGGGCGCGACCTGGACGCAGGCGCTCGGCGAGATCCGAGCGGATCGACGCTACGAGCTGGTCGTCTCCCTCGCCGCCCCGTCGGACGACGATCGCCTGGCCGTCGAGCTGGCCGTCGGCGACGGCCCCTCGCTCCGCAAGGACCTGCACGCCGGCGATCCCGACGTCTACCTGCCCTACCGCCCGCCGCACGACGGCCCCGCCACGCTCCGCCTGACCCGGCCGCAGGCGTCGTCCCGCGAGCCGCTCCGGGTCCACGTCTCCTGGCGCGGCGATGACTCGTCCGACGACGACCGCGCGGCCCTGGAAGCCGAGCCCAACGACGATCGGCGATCCGCAAACCGCCTCGTCCTCGGCCGCGATCTCTACGGCTCGGCCGACGACGTGGACTATCTGGAGAACCTCCAGGAAGGGACGTCGGGACTCGACTGGTTCCGCTTCGAGGTCGATTCCGACCGGCCCGCGCTCGTGACGTTCACGCTCGACCTGATCGACCGCGACGTCTCGGCGGACCTTCGCGTCTTCACCGTCGAGGCCGGCGAACCGACGGCCCATGCGAGCGGCGAGGACCCGATGGAGATCATCCACGACCGCGAGCGCGAACGTTATTCGAAGAATCTCGTCAGGACGTTGGAGAGGGG includes:
- a CDS encoding amino acid permease; this encodes MQWFSSPWFRRKPASLLILELDGDDGGRLHRKLGPLSLIALGVGATIGSGLYVSTGIVARDVAGPSIMLSFLIAAIGCGFAALCYSELASMVPVAGSAYTYAYATMGELLAWIIGWDLILEYAVGSCFVANGWSGYFDSMLRNLFGVQLDPRLLRSPWDFADDGFFLNRVTLPGGVEAIAWFNLPAVLITAILTIVLVVGIRESAGLNAAMVLLNIGVIMTLIGAGAAYVDPKNWTPFLHEDHGWRGVAMGAAKIFIAYIGFDSISTHAEEARNPRRDMPIGILGALVVCTTLYVATAAVLTGMIPYLQLDVTAPLAAALQAKGLTFAGTLITLGILAGMTSSLLVGNLSQSRVLLAMARDGLLPIKFFGAVHRRFGTPWKSTLLVGFAVALGGAFAPLNLLAELVSIGTLFAFVVVSASVWILRITDPDLPRAFRTPFVPFVSTMGVLVNGGLMFWLGKDNWIRLLAWLAIGLVVYLTYSRRHSLLNRTPEAVASSPSPPPA